One window of the Primulina eburnea isolate SZY01 chromosome 18, ASM2296580v1, whole genome shotgun sequence genome contains the following:
- the LOC140820040 gene encoding cytochrome b561 and DOMON domain-containing protein At5g47530-like, whose protein sequence is MDCKFSMNVLLFSAFFTAIFLFASSNAQSCSFSFRGQNYATCVTLPALNAFLHWTYHQPNHSVDLAYRHTQLTASNWVVWALNPSGGAMAGAQCLVAFTNSSGGVQAYTSPIPIPDYTSTQLRQGPLSFHVSNLTAEFMGDQMTIFATIALPSAGTSFVQVWQHGDVSGNILQVHPRTPEHLRSFGNIDFSSGVTADTGSASRGSRERRENVHGVLNVVSWGILIPIGAMTARYLKVFKAAKPAWFYLHAACQTSAYIVGVAGWGTGLKLGSDSTGEVRSVHRKIGITLFALGTLQVFALLLRPKPDHKYRIYWNMYHIGIGYSVIILSIINIFQGFDILDREKKWKRGYIGVLIFLGASAAILEAFTWFIVIKRKGRRDSDKYPHTVSGMNGANGYEA, encoded by the exons ATGGATTGCAAATTCTCAATGAACGTTCTGCTTTTTTCTGCCTTCTTTACTGCAATCTTCCTCTTTGCTTCATCCAATGCTCAGAGCTGCTCGTTCTCGTTCCGCGGCCAGAATTACGCGACCTGCGTCACTCTTCCTGCGTTGAACGCCTTCCTGCACTGGACCTATCACCAGCCGAATCACTCGGTTGATTTAGCGTACAGGCACACGCAGCTCACCGCCTCCAACTGGGTTGTGTGGGCACTGAACCCCAGCGGTGGCGCCATGGCTGGGGCGCAATGCTTGGTGGCTTTCACCAACTCTAGCGGTGGCGTTCAGGCCTACACCTCTCCCATTCCAATACCCGATTATACCTCCACGCAGCTGCGACAGGGTCCGTTGAGCTTCCATGTCTCGAATCTTACTGCTGAATTTATGGGCGATCAGATGACCATCTTCGCTACTATTGCGCTCCCAAGTGCGGGAACAAGTTTTGTTCAAGTTTGGCAACACGGAGATGTTTCGGGAAATATTCTTCAGGTACACCCGCGAACTCCGGAGCATCTGAGATCTTTCGGGAACATCGATTTCTCCAGCGGAGTAACTGCTGACACAGGTTCAGCCAGCAGGGGGTCGAGAGAGCGCAGGGAAAAC GTTCATGGAGTTCTGAATGTTGTGAGTTGGGGGATTTTGATCCCGATTGGAGCCATGACTGCTAGGTACTTGAAGGTCTTCAAGGCCGCAAAGCCGGCGTGGTTTTACCTACACGCTGCGTGCCAAACTTCGGCGTATATCGTGGGAGTCGCAGGCTGGGGCACGGGCCTCAAACTCGGCAGCGATTCTACCGGAGAAGTGCGTTCTGTTCACAGAAAGATCGGAATCACCCTGTTTGCCCTTGGAACACTTCAG GTGTTTGCCCTGCTGTTGAGGCCAAAGCCGGATCATAAATACAGAATCTACTGGAACATGTACCATATCGGGATCGGATACTCGGTGATCATCCTTagcatcataaacatattccaAGGGTTCGACATCTTGGATCGGGAGAAGAAATGGAAACGAGGGTATATCGGGGTTCTCATCTTTCTTGGAGCCAGTGCTGCTATATTGGAAGCCTTTACATGGTTTATCGTGATCAAGAGAAAGGGGCGACGGGATTCCGATAAATACCCGCATACAGTTAGCGGGATGAATGGTGCCAATGGATATGAAGCTTAG